The DNA sequence GAGGCTGATGGCAGTAGGGATGGGTGGTGTGGGTGTCCCTGCAGCCTGGACCAGCCCCTGGACACAGGTCTGTGTTCCCAGAGCACCGAGTTGCCAAATgttttgaacacacacacacacacacacacacacacacacacacacacacacacacacacacacacacacacacacacacacactgggggaCCAGTGAAGAGAGCTGTGTTCCCAGAGCACCGAGTTGCCAAATgttttgaacacacacacacacacacacactgggggaCCAGTGAAGAGAGCTGCCAAAGCCTTGGTGAAATCGGCCCCCTCCATGACTGGCTACCGCTGATCCCCAAGAAGCTTCTAGGCCCTGAAGCTCCCCCAGAGCCTTTGCTCAGGAGGAGGTGCCTGCCCCCTTCCCATGCTTCCTCATACTCACACCCCCTGGGACAGCATTATGGTTTCAAGGGAAGGTGCACGGGGTGCCATGTTCCTGCCCACAGGCCCCCATGGCACCAGTAGCCAAGTGGGAGTCACTGGGAGGAGTGGGGGTACATCAGAATTGCGGGTGTAGCCCAACAGCAAGCAGCGTCTCAATGTAAGTGTGGTTCCCTGAGGCAGGGAGGGTCTTCTCCCCACACACCACATGGACATCCTGGCCAGGAACAAGTCTGCAGAGGTCCTGAGGAGTGAGGAGCCTGCATCGGGAAACAGGGTCGAAACAGAATCCTGTGTCACTCCATTCCCCCATGGAGACTTCGGGGTCTCTGCCCTGCACTCCCCATCCTGTGTGCCACTAGGACAGCAGGCAAGAAGGCCCTCTGTACCAGGGGGTGGGAGAAAGGAGATGAGATCCTGGGAAGTCCAGGCCTGCAGGTTCTGCCTGGAACCATTTGCGGGGCCTACCCAGACCTCAGCCCTCGGTCTGCCTTTACCATCACCCACCTAGGCCTTAGGGTGTCCCCTGTTGGTAAAAATGGGTGCTGGAGGAAATCCTTGCTTGCATTCCCCTAACCCCATCTCTCCCCACAGGAGGTGGGCCTTGCTGCAGCGGAGGCCTCCTGTCCAGCACCAGGGACGAAGGTGTTGCTGGCTCAGGCTCTTCAAAACCACTTAACAACAGGCCTCCCCAATCAGACCTCCCTGCCTTGAGCCCCAGTCCAGGTGGTACTGCCAAGGCCAAGGCCAGCCCCCACCATGCCACCTTCGTCTGAGGCTGCCTAGCAGCCTGGCATCCTGACAGCAGATTGTGCATGCCTTGGAAGGCACGGGAGTGAGGAGGACAGGCCATCCTGAGATACCGCAGTTGCTCCGGGGCATTGTCCAGCCTCCCACTGTggaacacacccagctgtgctcaggggttactactgactgtgtattcagaagttgcttctgCCACTGCTCGGGGACTAAATGAGTTACTGGGGATTccacccaggttggccacatgcaaggcagataccctccctgttgtactatcgctctggctccaataaACCCTCTTTAAGGACCCCACGTGCCTGCTTGTTCTGGAGTATGGGATGTGCCTTGGGACTCAGCGAATGGACACGAGCAAAGGGACTGAGCTGAGGCCAGAAGTGGTTCCAAGCATAGGGTTTCCCATCTTCTATAGCAGGGTGGGGGCCTCTCCATCCATGAGATGAGGCTTGGTTCCTGGCTGGTTCCGGTCATGCGCCGGCTCTTGCCTGGGctaatgtggctcagtggcacCTCCAGATGCCTCCTCTTCCTCTTGGCCTCATCGGGGCCAGCCTCCAGCAATagaacctttttctttcttggccACACTCTTTACCCTCacagggagggtgggtgggtggactcAGCCTGGGAAGTAGAGACCCCACCCACCCAGAGCCTGGTCTTAAGACTTGTGTGACGCTGTCCTCACAAAGTGGAGCCAGTGGGATCTGTCAGCGGGGGCCCAACCACAGGGAGGGTGCTGGGTGGGAAAGAGTTGTGCACCTGTCCTGCTGgcactctcccctctttctctgcACTCCCATATCCACTCTGCCTCCCTCGGCCACTGCAGGTGGGGAAATAGGGTTCATCGAAGGTGTGGGGGTTCCAGGGGACAGATGGTCACCTCCCCAAAAACTAGGAGCTGAGTGAACTGGCTGGGACCCAGTATGCACCCTGTTGCCTGCTGTGGTCACTGTACCCAGAACCCAAAGTGTAGTGCACCCATAGACCAGGCCACACCACAGGTCTGGCTTCTGCTGGGGGTGCCCCTGGACACCAGCCCAATCAGCTGGCTCTCGGAAAAGGTTAAGGATAGACCTCAGATAATGTGCAAAAAAGCCCAGCCATGCACAGGAAGGCTTCTTGTAGGAGGAAGCATGTAGGGAAAGTGAGAGTGGTATGCCCCTCCCCCAACTCTCCCATGAGAGACAACTCCCCACTGCAGGCGGGGGTCCAGGTTGGAGTGTTGTAGGCAGTGGAGCATCCCCATCTTGGGTCACTATAGGCCCAGCACATTGCATTATACTGGCCTTGCAGCATGAGGAGCTGCTTTGGGTCCAAACAGTTCACCAAACAGTTCACACTGTAGACAAAGACGGAGAGAGACAGGTCAGCCCTGAGGTCCCAGAAGGGCTGGTGCAGTGTGGACTGGAGGACTTTGGAAGAGGCAACTTCTGGGCCGAGACCGTGGATGTGGACAGTGACAGGGCCATGACAGTGATCCCAGAGGGGCTGGCCGGGCCCCCAGCATGGCTAGAGCAGAGCCACAGGAGCCAGTTAATGATTCTCAGGAGGCCCTGACCCCTGTAGCCTTGGCCCTCAGACCTGGTCAGAAGCAGTCATGGGGTACTGGGCCTGGGTCCCCGCTCCCTGGCCACCGTTCCGATTCAccctgttgctgctgctgccgctgctgctgtcTCAGGGAGCCCAGTCCCAGTCCGGTGGGGTGAGCACTGGGACCCTTTGAGGGGTTTGGAGCCAGGCCCATTGGGACCTACGTAGGTGTTGCAGGGTACAGGCCTTCAGAGGTGAGTGGAAGGCTGAGTCACCCGAGGGCCTGGAGCTGACTCTGGTTACCCCTCCTGGGGTCTCAGTCAGTATCTGAAGTGGGCGGGGGCCCCCCACTCTCAATGGGTGCCAGGATTCCCAGACTGCCACATATAACCCCCAGGCCACGGATCAGAGGAGCCCCAAGAGAGGGAGGGGGCCACTAAGAAAAAGGGGTGAGCAGAGCCCCAGAGTCCTGTCCCTGCTTCCAGACCAAATGATCCTTCTATGAAAATGAGGCACGAGAGGGACCGTTCCACAGGACATTCTCTCTGATCCTAGAACAAGACTGTGACACCAGCTCCTAACAGTACACTGACCATCAGGATCCTAGGGACCCCCCAAACCACCATGAAATCTATGACCCCAAACACAAGTATTCCAGAAACAGAGCAACCCCACGGTGCGGGGTACAAGCCCCTACCCAGAGTGGCTTCCTCACGCAGCAGCCCTGAGGGTGCAGGTGAGTCTGGAGGGCTTCCTGGAGGTGGTGGGCAGTGCATGGATGGGTGGGTTTTGGAATGCTGGATGAAGGTCAGGAGGTGCTGTCTccctcagcagtgctcacagAGGACGGACAGACCTGCAGGTTCCCCTTCCGCTATGGAAGCCGCATGTTCCACTCCTGCACACTGGAGGGCAGCACGCACAGGAAGTGGTGGGTTGGGGTCAGGAGGGCCGTCGAGTGTCCCCGCAGTTGGGCAGAACACGGTAGGCCCCGTGGGCCCGCCTGGCAGCACTGCATTGTGCCTACCTCATGAATGAGTATATGGGGACAGAGTGGTGATAGTGAATGATGACCGGATGAGTAAATGAGTGAATAAGAGGGTGGGTGAATTAATGAGTGGATGAGAGCCAATGGGAGGGACACCCTGGGTCCAAGGAGATTGGCACCGAGGAACTATCTCATGACCCCATCACCCTCAGGTGTGCCACCACCCACAACTATGACCGGGACCGGGCCTGGGGCTACTGTACACAGACGCCCATTCCCGAGGAGGGCACAGGTGCATGCCAGGGGTAGGACAGCAAAGCCAGGCCAGGGGGCACTGGTGTGAGTGCCAGGGCCAAGGAGTTGGGTGTCCCATGGGAGGGCAAAGCCAGCCTGGGATGGATGACCCATGGCTGCAGGAGTGCTGGGAGCTACCTGGACCTCTGGTGACCGACCCCCTAGTGCAGTGGGGTCAGGCCAGATCCAGAGCCACTCACCAgggtgggtgggggagagaggaggagcgAGGGGGGAGGTCTGGTCCCTGCACCCTCCCTGAAGACCCCAGGGCTGTTTGGAAGAGACTCACCCCAGCTCCCTGCCGCCGCCTCAGCTACCCCGGACCCCTGCGCCTCCAGCCCCTGCCTCAATGGGGGCTCCTGCTCCAGCGGTGCCATCCCAGGGTCCTTCCACTGCACCTGCCCGGTGGCTTTCTCGGGCTTGGACTGCAGCTTAGGTGAGTGGCCGTGGAGAGGGGCCAGGGGCGGAGGCGCTGGCGACCCCCGGGTGGGGGCTCACAGTGCGAACTCTAGAGAAATGCTTCGATGGGACACGCCACGAGTACCTGGACGAAGGCGAGCGCTGGGCCCGCGCGCAGGAAGCCCGCGTCCAGGAGTGCGAGTGCATCGGGGGCCGCATCCTCTGCGCGGACACCGCGGGCGCAGGTACGCGGCCGACCCCGTCCCGCCACCCGTCTCCCTGCCCCTCTCACCCCCGCCCCTGCCCACCCCCAGAGTGTCCGGGCAGCCCCTGCCTCCACGGAGGCACCTGCCACGCGGTCGTGGCCACCGGAGCCACCGCCTGCGCCTGTCCGCCGGGCTACGCTGGGCGACACTGCGACATCGGTGAGCCGGGCGGGCGGCGGAGGGCACGCGGGCGCGGGTCGAGGGAGGCCTGGCCCATCGACCCGACCGGTCCCGGCCCGCAGAGCCCGCCCAGCGCTGCTTCCTGGGCAACGGCGCGGACTACCGCGGCGTGGCCGGCACCGCCGCCTCCGGCCTCCGCTGCCTGGCCTGGGACTCGGACCTGCTGCACCAGGAGCTGAGCGCGGCGGCGGTGGGCGACGCGCAGCTGCGAGGCCTGGGCCCGCACTCCTACTGCAGGTGCGCGGGGCGCGCGGGGCCTCCCCGGCCTCTCCCGGCCTCGCCCGCCCGCCCACGGCCCTGACAGCTCCTCCGCCCGCCCCGCGCCCAGGAACCCGGACCTGGACGAGCGGCCCTGGTGCTACGTGCTGGAGGACAGCGTCCTCTCCTGGGACTACTGCCGCCTGGCAGCCTGCGGTGCGTGGGCGGGAGGGGACACCGAGGCCCCCGGAGGCCCCCAGTCCCCCCGCGGGCGGGTGACGCCGCGATCTCTGCTCTCAGAGTCTCTCGCCAGGAAACAGCCGCCCGCACCGGACTTGCCGGGCCGGGGATCGGCCCCCGCGCCCGGCCCCAGCTGCGGCAGGAGGCACCAGAAGCGGAGTTTCCTCCAGCCCCGCATCGTCGGCGGCTCGTCCGCGCTGCCCGGCTCCCACCCCTGGCTGGCGGCCGTCTACATCGGGGACCGCTTCTGCGCCGGCAGCCTGGTCCACACCTGCTGGGTGGTGTCGGCCGCACACTGCTTCTTGGGCAGGCGAGCGGGGCCCCGTCCCTCCCGAGACCCCTCCCCGCGGGCCGCCAGGGGCAGGCGTCTAGCGCCGGCGAGCAGGACGGGCCCTGGCTTTGGGGCTTCGGGCCCGCCCCGCcgtctcctcctccccacctgctGCCCGGGGCAGCGGGCACGGTTGCCGGCCTGGGGCTCGCCAGGCTAGGACTGACTCCTCAGGCAGATGGGGAAATGTCGGTCCAGCCTGGGCAGCGCGGTGGACGGGACCGGTGGCTGCGGACGTGGCTAAGGTCCCACTGTCCCCCTCACCCCCAGCCCGCCCAGCGACAGCGTGACCGTGGTGCTGGGGCAGCACTTCTTCAACCGCACCACCGACGTGACACAGACGCTGGCCGTGGAGAAGTACATCTTGTACCCTCTGTACTCAGTGTACAACCCCAGCGACCACGACCTGGGCAAGTGCTGGCACTGGAAATGCATCCTCTTCCCGCCGTCACCCTGCCCACCGGAATCTGGACAGGCCAGGTGGCAGGAGGCTCTAAGCCGGGGTGGCCAACAAGTTCGAcacacacaaagagccaaaattctaaactgtgagagtcagagagccacatcaggcagtggcctgcccaaacagacaaacactcacacaaaagcatgtcATTTTAAGATCATCTAagcaacacatattgcatttcgccattttgagtgagggtcaacatcctgttcgccacccctgctctaagcCGTCCACCGTGATACCTCGTGCTGACCGGTGCCCGGCTGCTCCTCTGTGTCTTGCAGTGCTGATCCGCCTGAGGAAGAACGGGACCCGATGTGCCCTGCGCTCCCAGTTCGTCAAGCCCATCTGTCTGCCAGAACCCAGCAGTCCCTTCCCCGTGGGGCATCGGTGCCAGATAGCAGGCTGGGGCCACCAGGATGAGAGTGCGTAGGGCCCCGTGCCAGGGTTGGGCCATGGCCCTCGCACCCGGGGCTGGGCCATGCCCTGAAGTGCTCCCTGAGTGCTCATTCCCTGCAGATGCGAACAGCTACTCCAGCCACCTGCGAGAGGCCCTTGTGCCCCTGGTGGCCGACCACAAGTGCAGCAGCCCCGAGGTGTACGGTGCCGACATCAGCCCCAACATGCTCTGCGCAGGCTACTTTGACTGCAAATCAGATGCCTGTCAGGTGGGTCTCAGCCAGGATGCCTGGGGGGGGCCGCAGAATAGGGGCACTGGGGATGGGGTCACCTGGGCCCCCAGACAGGGAACTAGGCTCTGGAAGGCCTCATAGCAGCGCACCAGagtggagaaactgaggcccagagagagagagaggccacaCAGCCTGGCAGTGGAACTGGGTGGCCTGACACTGACACTGGGTTCCGGGGCAGATGGCCTTGGGAGGGGCCTTCCTGGAAGAAGGGGCACTTGCTTTCAGGAGTTTGAGGATGGGGCTTCAGGGAGCTCGTCTGCTCCCTGTCTATGCAGCAGGGAAGAGGAAGCAACCCCACCTGTCCCAGGCACTATGAGGACCAGGGAACATGGGCCGCCCCATGCCAGCTCCTTGGCTTGGAAATGTCCCCCATTACCCTCCTGCCTTGGGCAGCTTTAGT is a window from the Suncus etruscus isolate mSunEtr1 chromosome 16, mSunEtr1.pri.cur, whole genome shotgun sequence genome containing:
- the HGFAC gene encoding hepatocyte growth factor activator, translating into MGYWAWVPAPWPPFRFTLLLLLPLLLSQGAQSQSGGNKTVTPAPNSTLTIRILGTPQTTMKSMTPNTSIPETEQPHGAGYKPLPRVASSRSSPEGAAVLTEDGQTCRFPFRYGSRMFHSCTLEGSTHRKWCATTHNYDRDRAWGYCTQTPIPEEGTATPDPCASSPCLNGGSCSSGAIPGSFHCTCPVAFSGLDCSLEKCFDGTRHEYLDEGERWARAQEARVQECECIGGRILCADTAGAGTRPTPSRHPSPCPSHPRPCPPPECPGSPCLHGGTCHAVVATGATACACPPGYAGRHCDIEPAQRCFLGNGADYRGVAGTAASGLRCLAWDSDLLHQELSAAAVGDAQLRGLGPHSYCRNPDLDERPWCYVLEDSVLSWDYCRLAACESLARKQPPAPDLPGRGSAPAPGPSCGRRHQKRSFLQPRIVGGSSALPGSHPWLAAVYIGDRFCAGSLVHTCWVVSAAHCFLGSPPSDSVTVVLGQHFFNRTTDVTQTLAVEKYILYPLYSVYNPSDHDLVLIRLRKNGTRCALRSQFVKPICLPEPSSPFPVGHRCQIAGWGHQDENANSYSSHLREALVPLVADHKCSSPEVYGADISPNMLCAGYFDCKSDACQGDSGGPLVCEKNGVSYLYGIISWGDGCGHLNKPGVYTRVSNYVGWINDRIRPSKQPVTPT